Proteins encoded together in one Macadamia integrifolia cultivar HAES 741 chromosome 8, SCU_Mint_v3, whole genome shotgun sequence window:
- the LOC122085985 gene encoding RNA pseudouridine synthase 1 isoform X2 yields the protein MSPTPPSLSSLRLLPCNAFLFPFRFPIKTLSTTFTRFLCTSSLSNTHHHLQPMLITMTDNETHTHLNPSKADDPKPLIYPIPLSPPLPLISKQLELNRALSASSKSTLFVLSRSDVVFEDEYLIVVNKPQGIYCETVLSAIPRLLQDSQGTGMKSPEEFHLANRLDRDTSGVMVITKSHKVAGKLVKAFTEHKVSKSYIALCCGSDPNWDRISIRSGHGRSNHGAWRVYAESDVGRTLPGGSMVRDMETSFQVLSVNGRHRFKNPTTKSRTDQQEELGEEEEEEMVVVEDAGVDIASTEESKKDEILVRANPRSGRTHQIRLHCQYLGIPICGDVKYEGPHEWKGKTWDGHALHAQTLSLHHPVTGLPLVFQAPLPFWAKPFHS from the exons ATGTCCCCCACTCCACCTTCCCTATCGAGTCTCCGTCTACTACCCTGCAAcgcttttctctttcctttccgTTTCCCCATCAAAACCCTTTCCACCACATTCACCCGATTCCTCTGCACTTCATCCCTTTCCAacactcatcatcatcttcaaccCATGCTAATAACAATGACGGATAATGAAACCCACACCCATCTCAATCCATCAAAAGCCGACGATCCAAAACCCTTAATTTACCCAATTCCATTGTCTCCCCCGTTGCCTCTGATATCGAAGCAATTAGAGCTGAACAGAGCCCTCTCTGCGTCTTCTAAATCAACCCTCTTTGTTCTCTCTAGAAGCGATGTAGTCTTCGAAGACGAGTATCTGATCGTCGTCAACAAACCTCAGGGAATTTATTGCGAGACCGTCTTGTCTGCGATCCCTCGTCTTCTTCAAGATTCCCAAG GGACTGGAATGAAAAGTCCAGAAGAATTCCATCTTGCAAATCGGCTAGATCGTGACACAAGCGGTGTAATGGTCATAACTAAGTCTCACAAAGTAGCAGGGAAGCTCGTGAAGGCTTTCACTGAGCACAAAGTTTCAAAGTCATACATAGCTCTGTGCTGTGGCTCCGATCCAAATTGGGATAGGATCAGCATAAGGTCCGGTCATGGAAGATCAAATCATGGTGCCTGGAGAGTTTACGCCGAATCGGATGTGGGTCGAACGCTTCCAGGTGGATCCATGGTCAGGGACATGGAAACTTCATTCCAAGTGCTATCAGTGAACGGGAGACACAGATTCAAAAACCCAACAACCAAATCAAGAACTGATCAACAAGAAGAAttaggtgaagaagaagaagaagaaatggtagTTGTGGAAGATGCTGGTGTGGACATTGCATCGACAGAAGAGAGTAAGAAAGATGAGATTTTGGTAAGAGCGAATCCTCGAAGTGGTAGAACACACCAGATCCGCTTGCATTGTCAGTATCTGGGGATACCTATATGTGGAGATGTGAAGTATGAAGGCCCTCATGAGTGGAAAGGGAAGACTTGGGATGGTCATGCCCTTCATGCTCAGACCTTATCTTTACATCACCCTGTTACTGGTCTCCCTCTTGTATTCCAGGCGCCTCTACCCTTCTGGGCCAAACCTTTTCATTCCTAA
- the LOC122085985 gene encoding RNA pseudouridine synthase 1 isoform X1 codes for MSPTPPSLSSLRLLPCNAFLFPFRFPIKTLSTTFTRFLCTSSLSNTHHHLQPMLITMTDNETHTHLNPSKADDPKPLIYPIPLSPPLPLISKQLELNRALSASSKSTLFVLSRSDVVFEDEYLIVVNKPQGIYCETVLSAIPRLLQDSQVASAGTGMKSPEEFHLANRLDRDTSGVMVITKSHKVAGKLVKAFTEHKVSKSYIALCCGSDPNWDRISIRSGHGRSNHGAWRVYAESDVGRTLPGGSMVRDMETSFQVLSVNGRHRFKNPTTKSRTDQQEELGEEEEEEMVVVEDAGVDIASTEESKKDEILVRANPRSGRTHQIRLHCQYLGIPICGDVKYEGPHEWKGKTWDGHALHAQTLSLHHPVTGLPLVFQAPLPFWAKPFHS; via the exons ATGTCCCCCACTCCACCTTCCCTATCGAGTCTCCGTCTACTACCCTGCAAcgcttttctctttcctttccgTTTCCCCATCAAAACCCTTTCCACCACATTCACCCGATTCCTCTGCACTTCATCCCTTTCCAacactcatcatcatcttcaaccCATGCTAATAACAATGACGGATAATGAAACCCACACCCATCTCAATCCATCAAAAGCCGACGATCCAAAACCCTTAATTTACCCAATTCCATTGTCTCCCCCGTTGCCTCTGATATCGAAGCAATTAGAGCTGAACAGAGCCCTCTCTGCGTCTTCTAAATCAACCCTCTTTGTTCTCTCTAGAAGCGATGTAGTCTTCGAAGACGAGTATCTGATCGTCGTCAACAAACCTCAGGGAATTTATTGCGAGACCGTCTTGTCTGCGATCCCTCGTCTTCTTCAAGATTCCCAAG TTGCATCTGCAGGGACTGGAATGAAAAGTCCAGAAGAATTCCATCTTGCAAATCGGCTAGATCGTGACACAAGCGGTGTAATGGTCATAACTAAGTCTCACAAAGTAGCAGGGAAGCTCGTGAAGGCTTTCACTGAGCACAAAGTTTCAAAGTCATACATAGCTCTGTGCTGTGGCTCCGATCCAAATTGGGATAGGATCAGCATAAGGTCCGGTCATGGAAGATCAAATCATGGTGCCTGGAGAGTTTACGCCGAATCGGATGTGGGTCGAACGCTTCCAGGTGGATCCATGGTCAGGGACATGGAAACTTCATTCCAAGTGCTATCAGTGAACGGGAGACACAGATTCAAAAACCCAACAACCAAATCAAGAACTGATCAACAAGAAGAAttaggtgaagaagaagaagaagaaatggtagTTGTGGAAGATGCTGGTGTGGACATTGCATCGACAGAAGAGAGTAAGAAAGATGAGATTTTGGTAAGAGCGAATCCTCGAAGTGGTAGAACACACCAGATCCGCTTGCATTGTCAGTATCTGGGGATACCTATATGTGGAGATGTGAAGTATGAAGGCCCTCATGAGTGGAAAGGGAAGACTTGGGATGGTCATGCCCTTCATGCTCAGACCTTATCTTTACATCACCCTGTTACTGGTCTCCCTCTTGTATTCCAGGCGCCTCTACCCTTCTGGGCCAAACCTTTTCATTCCTAA